The genomic DNA TTCTTTTTCCACGACAAGTCTTTGATTCCGCTTTTAAAATAGCTTACTATAGATAAGTAAGGAAGGCCTCGGATCGAAGAAAGTTCGAAGAGTAAATTTTTTGATCTATCGTCCATGACGACTGTTGAACCTGCTTGAGAAGAAGGGATCTTCTTGTACGCGGTCAAGAGTCGTTTATCCGGAAAATAGGAGCATTATAAGACATGGGAATGAATTTTTTCAGTCATGACCTTGAGTCGCGCAAATTCACCCGAAAGCCAATTAATTGGAAAAGTTGAATTGTTTCAGTTTCGACGACCATTTCATGTCAAGCTcttaaaatacaatttgaaTTAGGCGTTGAGGGTTTTCAGATGTTTTGACAATTCGATGATTGATTATCTTGGAAACAAAGAAGTTCTACGTAAATGCACGTGTTCGCCTTGGAGATATGAAATATGAAGGTCTGATTATctttcttgtttgatttttcacTAAACAATTCGAAGCGCGGACGTTCATAGGACAAAAGTGAAAGACGATGGGTTCGAGCGTGTGCTATGAGCAGGTGTCATTGTTAGacaaattaaattgtttcagaACGTGTTAGGAGTGTCAGACAATTAAAATAGATATTTAGCTTGCTTTCTCTTTGCTCCACTTGTTTGGGGAATGCCACATTAACATTGTCGTCAAAATGACTTTCCGAGGAGCTGTTTTTATCACCTGTATTTTAGGACATTATTACTTAATTTCAGGTGAGTTTTAATGatctttgttttgaaaaggaGTCAAATTACCCGAAAAAATGTGCACGTAAGCTAAATTAGTAAGAGCATGTGCTCCTCATTTCATGCCTGATCATGCTGAACGAGGTGACCGTATAAATTAGCTCTGTGTAAGTACATAGTCGTGCTCTGAATAGCTCCAATTGATTGTTCCTTTAAATAAATCTTCTGTAGGGTTTCCCCGGACTCGcgataaagtttttttttccttgtcacaTTATACCTAAGATCATAGAAAAGTAagatcgtttgtctcacgatttAGTCGCTTCCGATGAAGATAGCGACGTGTCGACTGCTTACAGGTAGTCTTCTGAGGGTAATGAGTTCGTTATCTAGAGAAAAACGTCAAGTGCCTTATTTTTATAGACTCTGTTGAGCCATCGTTTTAAAATAAGCTTCTCCTTCCCTTTtccctgaaagaaaaagaaagagaatccATCATATGACTATCATAATGCTACGTAAATGATTACATACATTTAGacttttttcatcaaagaaatgcGTACTTTATAAGGAGTTTTGTGATTCTCATTGTGACTCTGAATGAGCTCTGATTAGCCCTCTCCTCAGCCACCCTCTTTAGTGAGCCACCAGACTGGAGGGCCCCGAAATTAGCCATGAAGTTCCTCGAGGGCTCATTAGACGGTTGTGGAATAATTTTACCTCGCCATGATGAACAACCACAGCATTATTTACGAAAAACCTGATCTAGGCACTGTAGCACTTTATCTGTAAAGTTTCAGTCAATTTAGTGTTTTCAGCCCTCTTGCACACAATAAAAAAACTTCCTAGCAAAGTTAATCCACATTTAGATGTAATTTCCGAAACAGTAAAcgatttaaatagaaaatagatGTTAGCCCAAAAGAAAAGATCGAAACGTATGAGGTGGAGCCCTAACCGCGGTTATTGTGTTGTGCTCATGCGCCAAACGCTTATTCAGTGTTAGCATCTCTCCCCGCTCAGGAGTACTTCGATGAGTAATGAAAATCTGTCAGAGAAACTCAGCTCAAAAGAGGCTGAGGGAGACACCTTTAATGGACTGGCGTCCCTTCTATAAGAAGCCTGGACTAGGTTGCTCAATGCTGGGTTTAGATCAACCCAGGGTTACTGTGAAGTCTGATTTCATATTTGAAAGCTTTAATAGAAAACTCACTATCATTCCTTTTATCTAAAATTTGAAGACTGGATACTCTTAAAAGGATAGAGAAAATTGTCCAAAATGGGCTTTttaacaaaggaataaagaaacccggattaaaatttaacccagGGAAAGCGCTAATCGGTCTTCGAACAACTGCGCCCTGGCCCCTTAATGCTGCAACGGAAACCTGGATTTGCTCCTGTCTTCTGAGACAATAGGCGAGAGAGCTCCTTTGACCTGATAATTAGATAATATTTATGCATAACTCCCGTAGTATTCCTGTCAACAGAAAAGGGGAGCCAGATTTTTGAATGCAGAAAGATAGCGATCCTCTTCTTACCAAATGAATACGTTACTGCGCCTTTCAATAACACGCAAACTATGGCATTTCGAGCTCACCTACATTTCATTCCATTCTCCGATCAATCTTTTATGTAACGGAAATCATGGGGCAGAAAGACATGAACATAACCATACCAGTGTATTTGTTTTCTAAGAGGACTGAAAATTTATTGACGGCAGCGTTAGACGTATTTTCAGTGATGCATCTCTTTATCGATTGTCCATATTGCAACTGAAATGTCCTTTctcaaaatgattaatttgtaCCACAGTAGAAGACTTCCTAccataaaatttcttttaagattGGGAAAGGAATGCGTAAGTTCAACAAATTTATGTTCcgccttttttttaatctttgcaCCCTTACCGAGTCTATCTCACAAAGCACAGCGAGCCGCTCTTGTGTCAATGAAACTATAAGTTTTGCATTCTTTCCCTTACATTTTTCTTAAATCAGGTGTTACTGCTCTGAAGCCCAAGATCTCGGTGGTCGATAAGGCTGTTGTTGCACAAAAAGGTTCCACAGTAACCTTGATGTGCTCTGCCAAGAGGGTTAGAAAACTTACAACCTCAAGCTCTTGGGAATTCAACggacaagaaataaagaaaagaaacaacaaaatagtAATACCAGAGCCACACTATcagacaaataaaagaaaaggaaactttacTTTTACCATCAAGAATGTTTCGGACACAGATGTTGGTACATACACCTGCAAAGTCTCCAAAATAAACCTTGACGCGATTCTTGAGGCAAAGGAGAATATAGAGCTGTCACTTCAGGATGAAGGTGAGTTTCAATTGCAAATTCTTGTATTCTTGGGCACTTACTGCTGCTAGTATAGTAATCTGAGACTCTGGCCTTTTCTCCATACAGCTGTCTCTGTAATCCTGCCTGTCGTTAAGGCACTTCGCTCCTACGTAGTGACCAGCGAGGGTTCCAATGTTACTTTGACGTGCATTGGTCGGAGGGTGAAAGAGCTCGATACCATGGTTAAGTGGAAGTTCGAGGGCCAGGAAATCGAGGAAAGCTCAAACAAGAAAGCCATTGTCAAATTCCTCCCAAAGAGGCAAGGGAATTTTTCGTTACATATAACAAATGTCTCGAAGGAAGATATCGGTAACTATTCGTGTGTCGCATCTACGGCCGACTTTGGAAAGGCGATCGTCAAAGAgacttttattcatttgaatttatttaaaactggTGAGTAAGCCTTAAGACAATGGCATTCGTGCCTTCCTCTGAACCTTCAAAAGAGAGCCTTGGAATCGAATCGCGTGAAACAAAGCCCAGTCAGAACAAAGAGAACATCAATATGAGCCAATTAGAATTCCAAGTAAAGAGAAAACATATGCATCTTGTAGAAGGGTATGAAAAAGGGAATTGAGGCCAAGCTACGTTTGCATTTGGTTTGCATCTGGCGTTAGGAAAGGGTAGAGGGGATGACAGACGTGTCAGACCAAATTTGATTTAATCCCTGATATGTTCGCATTTAATAGGAAAAAGGTCTTGATTGCAGTATTATTGCGTTTGAAGCCCTGATATGCATTCGCATATTTGTGTAttacgaaaaaaattgttgacatCTATATTTCTAAATCTCTCAAAATGCCACTTGAAAATTACTGTGCCCCATTTGATTTCTCGTCAAACCATTTCACTGGTTTATTTCCAACGCTGCTCTCTTAGTAGAAATTCACTGGAACATAATCTGTGCAAAGAAATGgtaattaaaaagagaaagaaccaataaatcaaaatcaatggAGAACTGAGAATAGAGAATTTCCATTTAATCGCAGTAACACCGAAATTGCCGAGACCCTTCAACTTTGACCAAATTCAAAGGTTTTGCTGTTCACAACGAATGTGTAATTGATGCTCTGAAAActtagtttttcatttattacCAATTCTAGTGTCGTGGCCAAGAGGAACTTATGCTTTGCCGATGCCAAATAGTGGCTGTCCAATAACAAGTGAGTTCACTTGGTCAGCGGGTTATCATCGGCAAGACACAGAGGAAACAGGTCCACGAAGTAGTTGGTCCAGTCCACTTCACTTGAAAGGAGATAAGACTCCCACCCAGATTACTCAGCATTTCTGTGTAAAGACAACTGAAACGGGGGGAAGACTCTGGCCATCAGGGCAATATTGTATATACAGAAAGGGAACGTGCCCAGGCGGTAAGGTGTATGGTTTTTGAGAGCGACCTTATATGAACTTATCTTTCGCCATTG from Pocillopora verrucosa isolate sample1 chromosome 10, ASM3666991v2, whole genome shotgun sequence includes the following:
- the LOC131782131 gene encoding limbic system-associated membrane protein, with the translated sequence MTFRGAVFITCILGHYYLISGVTALKPKISVVDKAVVAQKGSTVTLMCSAKRVRKLTTSSSWEFNGQEIKKRNNKIVIPEPHYQTNKRKGNFTFTIKNVSDTDVGTYTCKVSKINLDAILEAKENIELSLQDEAVSVILPVVKALRSYVVTSEGSNVTLTCIGRRVKELDTMVKWKFEGQEIEESSNKKAIVKFLPKRQGNFSLHITNVSKEDIGNYSCVASTADFGKAIVKETFIHLNLFKTVSWPRGTYALPMPNSGCPITSEFTWSAGYHRQDTEETGPRSSWSSPLHLKGDKTPTQITQHFCVKTTETGGRLWPSGQYCIYRKGTCPGGFQEGEIKWDDEDTKNDNMAEGILPDGEYKKDTTLQFCCRSDGSAENPIELPIREPFFLLKHSSRCQAVLGMRVTEEWLFWDCEDRENKNSYNGEVPASFITKDVKLHYCYYEKQ